From Paenibacillus sp. V4I7, one genomic window encodes:
- a CDS encoding MoxR family ATPase translates to MNELIQSMEQRLFGQKLNIRLLVTALLAGGHVLLEGVPGLGKTKMARTLAELSGGDYRRIQFTPDLMPGDITGSVIYHMQDHSFTTIQGPIFTNVLLADEINRSGPKTQAALLEAMEERQVTIQGNTYKLPNPFFVVATQNPVEYEGTYPLPEAQLDRFLFKLVLDYPGEEAEVEILRRHVSFGQHQEESLAAILTPERIMELQRRLSDVVVEESLFTYIATIIRKTRESKRVQLGASPRAGIAVLMASKAWALLDGRTYVTPDDIKLVARPALRHRLLLTPQAELEGGTSDHIIQETLGSIPVPR, encoded by the coding sequence ATGAATGAATTAATCCAATCGATGGAGCAGCGCTTGTTCGGGCAAAAGCTGAACATAAGGCTGCTCGTCACCGCCCTATTGGCTGGCGGCCATGTACTGCTTGAAGGTGTGCCGGGTCTAGGAAAGACCAAGATGGCGCGGACCCTTGCGGAATTATCAGGCGGCGACTACCGCCGTATTCAATTTACACCAGACCTGATGCCCGGTGATATTACGGGCAGCGTCATATATCATATGCAGGATCATTCATTTACTACGATTCAAGGTCCTATTTTCACGAATGTTCTGTTGGCTGATGAAATTAACCGTTCCGGACCGAAGACACAAGCGGCTCTGCTAGAAGCAATGGAAGAGCGCCAAGTAACGATTCAGGGGAACACGTACAAGCTGCCAAATCCTTTTTTTGTCGTAGCTACCCAAAATCCTGTCGAGTACGAAGGTACCTATCCACTTCCGGAAGCACAGCTCGATCGTTTCTTGTTCAAGCTTGTGCTTGATTATCCTGGTGAAGAAGCAGAAGTAGAAATTCTTCGCCGTCATGTATCGTTCGGGCAGCATCAAGAGGAGTCACTCGCGGCCATACTGACCCCAGAACGCATCATGGAGCTGCAGCGCAGGCTTTCCGATGTGGTTGTGGAGGAATCCTTATTCACTTATATTGCCACTATTATTCGCAAAACCCGCGAGTCCAAACGCGTACAGCTGGGAGCCAGTCCCCGGGCGGGAATTGCCGTGCTGATGGCTAGTAAGGCTTGGGCCTTACTGGATGGTCGAACGTATGTGACGCCAGATGACATCAAGCTTGTAGCGCGACCTGCGCTGCGGCACAGACTGCTGTTAACACCGCAAGCGGAATTGGAGGGCGGAACAAGTGACCACATCATCCAAGAGACGCTCGGCTCTATTCCGGTTCCTCGATAA
- a CDS encoding DUF4129 domain-containing protein — MINAALATSLQEDKEQLKQILNQSEYTAYEVKENSSFWAWLKPLFRKIRGLLPDFQVSDSVTDWLTIGVVVILLGIAAFAIYWFLKQMIWQKRIRSDAYLPVGEISRSYRFYWQQAAELRGTGYLREGVRAVFLSLLFFMEAKRMIRVETWKTNWEYAEELESSASSLVPLFHDSSLLFERIWYGKEVVTKEQFTFMYEQVARVISREEGFAHERAE; from the coding sequence ATGATTAATGCAGCTTTAGCGACTTCTTTGCAAGAGGATAAAGAGCAATTAAAACAAATCTTAAATCAAAGCGAATACACGGCTTATGAGGTCAAAGAAAACAGCTCGTTTTGGGCATGGTTGAAGCCGCTTTTTCGAAAAATACGGGGCTTGCTGCCAGATTTTCAAGTTTCTGATTCGGTAACGGACTGGCTGACCATTGGTGTTGTCGTTATACTTCTTGGTATTGCTGCATTCGCGATTTATTGGTTCTTGAAACAAATGATTTGGCAAAAGAGGATCCGCTCTGACGCTTACTTGCCTGTAGGAGAAATAAGCCGTTCTTATCGCTTCTATTGGCAGCAAGCAGCGGAACTGAGGGGAACTGGGTACTTGCGAGAGGGTGTACGCGCTGTCTTTCTGTCGCTTCTGTTCTTTATGGAAGCTAAACGTATGATTCGTGTGGAGACATGGAAGACGAACTGGGAGTATGCGGAGGAGCTGGAAAGTTCAGCTTCATCCCTAGTCCCTTTGTTCCATGATAGCTCGCTTTTATTTGAGCGTATATGGTATGGCAAGGAAGTTGTAACGAAGGAGCAGTTCACTTTCATGTATGAACAGGTTGCCCGTGTTATCAGCAGGGAGGAGGGCTTTGCACATGAGAGGGCTGAATAA
- a CDS encoding DUF4350 domain-containing protein yields the protein MRGLNKLHVGLALSILLFFALGYWLVKPKLPDQPPYLSFSADIDGTKAWKELLSTKQKAVKEWRLNWKNLPNGEAMLLVALQPVGVTKADREELLGWVRKGNDVVLFDRNPEGWGPWVTELVAESTKKSTDESTEENTKESTDESTVENTVENTKERASVSTIRVSTDYTPAEGLLTGRVDTPYRLKPGENGRVLFEDEHGVLASRMEDGSGSITVVLTPNWMQNGTIDQESHFELIWPLFAKSWDVVWVDETHHGFGTKPGLLAVYPAWLVLASVQLGLALLLWLWLRGKRFGPVHTPRAWTVRRGDEGVHAVAAWYERLSYQHEALAHQQLFLRQLLHQRWGLSPSASALQAAEAARGRMSEAQAAQLARLLEEPPASGGSEGPRAAKQRGVSTQAFVQRTREMGEMIAYLEKE from the coding sequence ATGAGAGGGCTGAATAAGCTGCATGTGGGACTAGCACTCAGCATCCTGTTATTTTTCGCATTAGGCTACTGGCTAGTGAAGCCAAAGCTCCCAGACCAACCTCCATATCTGTCTTTTTCGGCGGATATAGACGGCACGAAAGCTTGGAAAGAGCTGCTGAGTACGAAGCAGAAGGCTGTAAAGGAATGGCGTCTTAACTGGAAAAACCTACCTAATGGTGAAGCGATGCTGTTGGTTGCCTTACAGCCGGTTGGTGTGACCAAGGCCGATCGTGAGGAGCTTCTGGGTTGGGTTCGGAAGGGTAATGATGTTGTTCTGTTTGATCGTAATCCCGAGGGGTGGGGGCCATGGGTGACTGAATTGGTGGCGGAAAGTACGAAAAAAAGTACGGATGAAAGTACGGAAGAAAATACGAAAGAAAGTACGGATGAAAGTACGGTTGAAAATACGGTTGAAAATACGAAAGAAAGGGCATCTGTCTCGACGATTAGGGTCTCGACGGATTATACGCCAGCAGAGGGGCTGCTTACGGGGCGGGTTGATACACCGTACCGGCTTAAGCCCGGTGAAAACGGGCGGGTGCTGTTCGAAGATGAACACGGCGTGCTCGCCAGCCGTATGGAAGACGGTTCGGGCAGCATCACCGTGGTGCTGACCCCGAATTGGATGCAGAATGGGACGATTGATCAGGAGTCCCATTTTGAACTGATCTGGCCGCTGTTCGCGAAGTCCTGGGATGTCGTGTGGGTCGATGAGACCCATCACGGCTTCGGGACGAAGCCCGGACTGCTTGCCGTCTACCCCGCGTGGCTCGTGCTCGCGAGCGTGCAGCTTGGTCTCGCGCTGCTGCTGTGGCTCTGGCTGCGCGGCAAGCGCTTTGGCCCCGTCCACACGCCGCGGGCGTGGACGGTTCGCCGCGGCGACGAGGGCGTGCACGCCGTCGCCGCTTGGTACGAGCGCCTCAGCTACCAGCACGAGGCGCTTGCTCACCAGCAGCTGTTCCTGCGGCAGCTGCTGCATCAGCGCTGGGGGCTTAGCCCCAGCGCAAGTGCTTTGCAGGCCGCGGAAGCTGCGCGCGGCCGTATGTCTGAGGCGCAGGCGGCGCAGCTCGCGCGCCTGCTGGAGGAGCCGCCTGCTAGCGGCGGCTCTGAAGGGCCCCGCGCTGCGAAGCAGCGGGGCGTGAGCACCCAAGCGTTCGTGCAGCGAACGCGGGAGATGGGCGAGATGATCGCCTACTTGGAGAAGGAGTGA